The genomic interval GAGAGGGGGCGGCGGCCACCGCCGATAGTAGAGGCGATAAGTCCATGGGGCCCTGCCAAGAATATTGTAACAACGCCTCAGCGGTTGTAGATGTTCATGGCCGCCTCCAACCCCCGCGTCACCACTGTCTCCAGGGCTTGGCAGGCCAGCTCGATGGCCTCCTCCAGGCGGGCCTTCTCCTGAGGTGGGGGCACCGAGAGGACATAGGCTGCTATCGCCTCTGGCTCCGTGATAGGGACCCCGTTCCTAGTGGGGCGGCCGATGCCGATGCGCAAACGGGCGAAATCGCTGGTGCCGATGGCTTCCATGATGGAGCGCAGGCCGTTATGCCCGCCATGGCCGCCGCCGGGACGAAGGCGCAGGTGGCCCAAGGGCAGGTCCAGATCGTCGCACACTATTAGAAGGTGTGATGGCTCTAAGGACAGGTGCCGGAGGAGGAGGGCCACGGCGCGACCGCTCTCGTTCATGAAGACGCGGGGGCGAGCCAGGGCCACCAAGGTGCCGCCGATCTCGCCCAGTCCTAGGGAGTAAGTGCGTTTGGCACGCAGCTCGATGCCGTGGCGGCGTGCTAGGCGGGCCACGCATCTGGCGCCTGCGTTGTGGCGCGTCTCAGCATACTGAGGGCCGGGATTGCCCAGCCCTACCAAGAGCCAACGGGGTGGCATGGGTTTAGGAGTGGTGGCCTCCTTCCGCCAGGGACCGCAGGATGCGTAGGACCTCCTCGCCTGCCCTCTCCGCCTCTTGCCGACTGGGCGTCTCCCCGGCCTGTAGCCGCTCTAAGAGAGGTGCGATGGCCTCTTTTATTCTCGTCTCCACCAGGAAGCATCGCAGGAAGGCCGTGAGGCGGTCGTCTAAAAGTTGGGCCAAGGTGGTGAGCTGGCTGGCCTGCACCACCTTCAGCAGCCGTTCCAAAGTGGGGTCGTAGGCCTGGGAGATGGCCACGCTGGCCAGGGCCTTGGCCAGGCGGGCCATCTGCTCCCCCAGGGCCTGGTCCAGCGCTGCCAAGGTCTCCTCCACCTCCTGCACGGGGGGCAGGGCGCCCAGCTCCAGATGGCATTGGGGGCAGCGAGCGGACATGGGCCCAGGCAGGACGGGCCCCTCCTCTGTGCAGGGGTCCAGATAGCGAAGAAGGGCGTGGTAGCGGGCCAGGGCGGCTGTCCCCACAGGTGGCCCCAGCTCCCGTAGGGCGTCCAGGCGGCGCAACGCCTGCGCCTTGGCGCCCGCCTTCAGCAGGCGGGCTCGGAGCTGGCCCACAGCTGCCCAGTACTGGCGATGGTGGGCTTCATAGGCCGGACGGTAGCGGGCCTGGAAGTGCTCCAGGGCCGCCTTCCCCACGGGCAGGCGGTGGGGCTCCACAGCCACCACCACGTATGACATCTGCTCCCGGGCCAAGGTCCGGTCTAGCTCCAGCTCGTGTTGGGGGGCGGCGGCCTCCGCCAAGAAGCGGCGGGCCTCGGCCACCGCCAAGGCCTCTTCCGGACTCTGAGCTAGGGCCCGCGCTGCGTAGATATCGGCGGCTAGAGCGGTGGCGGTGCCGAAGGTCTTGGCTGCCTCCTTCACCACCTCTTCCTCCCCTTGGCACTTAAGCCAAGATCGCAATCTCGCGAGGGCTGTCGCTAACTCTTCCTGGCCCTGTGGTGGGAGAGAGGCCTGGGCCTTCTCCACCAAGGCCTGTAGTTGACGGTGCACCTCCATAGGCTCCACCGAGGGTGCGGGGTGGGGGGCATATAGGGCCTGGGCCGCCGCCTGCCACCAGCGGCCATGGTCCCACGCCAGCACCAGAGCCTTAGCCACCGCCTCCAACTGCAAGCCCCGCTCAGACAGGGTATGCCGACGCCCCACGGGCAGAGGATAGGGGGCGAAGATGCGCATCCGGCCCTGGATGTAGGGCGAGGCGCCAGCAGCCCATAGGGGCCCCGGCTCAGATAGGGAGGTGCCGGCGAGGGAGGCGGGGGCACACACAACCACCGGGCCAGAAAGCTGCGGCTCCTCCACTAGCGGCTCCTCCAGGACGATGATGCGGAACTCCTCTCCCTCCTCTAGGCGGCCCAGCTCATCTCGCCACCGGCGAGAGGCCACTACGCTCCCTTTTCGCTCCTCCCCGAGGATATCAGTGACTGCTAAAGTCCAAATCCTCTCTTTCGCCCCCATTTTGTGTATCTATAGTATAGGATGATGAGGGCGAAAGAGGGCGGAAAAGCGTCGTCTAAGGGATGATTATGCTCCTTGCCACCTCGCCGCGGCGGAGAGCATCGAAGGCCTCGTTTATATGGTCCAGAGGGTAGACCCGGCTGATGAGTTGGTCCAGCTTGAGGCGGCCCGTCATATACAGCTCCACCAGGCGGGGGATGTCCACGCGGAAGCGGGTGCCGCCGTAGGCGGAGCCGGTGATGGTCTTCTCCATCATAAAGGCGCCGGTGGGGAGGCTCACCTGGGAGCCGGCAGGGGCCAGGCCCACCACGATGGCCATCCCGCCCCGCCTGGCCATGTCGAAGGCCTGACGCATGGTCTCCGGATGCCCTATGACCTCAAAGGCATAGTCCACTCCCCCTGGGGAGATGCGGCGCACCATGGCCACTGGGTCCTCGCGGGAGGCGTTGACCACATGGGTGGCCCCAAACTCCTTGGCCAGCTCCAGCTTATGGTCGAGGATGTCGATGGCGATGATGCGGGCGGCCCCTGCCAGGGCTGCTCCTTGCACCACGTTGAGGCCCACCCCCCCGCAGCCGATGACGGCCACGTCGCTGCCAGGCGGGACCTTGGCTGTGTTGAAGACGGCCCCCACTCCCGTCATGACTCCGCAGCCCAGGAGGGCGGCCCTGTCCAGGGGCATGTCCGGGCGTATCTTGGCCAGGCTTATCTCTGGCACCACGGCGTAGGTAGCGAAACCCGCCACGCAGGCCTCGTGGTATATGGGCTGACTTCCTTGGGAGAGGCGGGTGGTGCCGTCCAGCAGGGTGCCTGTGGCCGTGGCCCGGTTGCCTAGGGTGCACAGGTTGGGGCGCCCCACCAAGCAATAGTGACACTGGCCGCAGGCAGGGACGAAGCTGATGACCACGTGGTCGCCGGGGGCCACGTAGCTTACCCCTTCCCCTACTTGCTCCACTACCCCCGCTGCCTCATGGCCCAGCACGGCCGGGGAGGCTATGGGCACCCTCCCCTCCAGGAAGTGGAGGTCGGAGTGGCAGACGCCGCAAGCGGCGATCTTCACCAGCACCTCCCCTGCCTTAGGGGGTGCCAGATCCACCTCCTCCACCGAGAGGGGCTCATGGGGCCTACGGAACACAGCTGCCCTAATACGCATGGTTACCCGCCCTCCTTATCCCTATCCGTCCACTCCTTTCAAGAAGCGCCAATACCCTATGGCCCGCGCTATGGCCTTGGCTGCCCGACGGAAATCGGGAAACACGGGGATGCCCCGCTCCACCATCTTCTGGCGGACCAGGGCCCCCAGCTCCGGCAAGTGAGAGGGGTGCACCACCGCCGCCAGGGGCTTCGGGCACTGCTCCCGGAAGGAGGCCAGGGACTGGGCCACCACCTCCGCTAGCTGGGGATTTTCCCTCAGGCGGCGTACCAGGAAATTGGTGCCCACCTCAAACACCAGCAAGTCTATGTTCTCGTCATCGGCCAACACCGAGAGGAGCCGTTCCACCTGCGGCATGGAGAGGCCCATGGCTACTGTCCAGCCGGCATCCAGAGGGTTGCGATAGCTACCACCGATGACGGTGAAGAAGGAGGAGAGCTTCTCGTATGAGCGAGGGGAGAGGAGGGGGACATCTAGCCCCTCCCTCTGAAAGGCATCGGTGATGACCACCGATTGGCCCCCCGTCATGGCCACCAGCCCCATGCGCCGCCCGGTAGTGGGGGGCATGAGGAGAAGGGCCTTGCACACGTCCAGGGCCTCCTCCAAGGAGTCCACCTCGATGGCCCCAGCCTGACGCATGGCCGCCCGCCATACATCAGGGGCGGTGGCCAGGGAAGCGGTGTGGGAGAAGGCGGCGCGGGCTCCTGCCTCGGTCATCCCTCCCTTCCAGACCACTACTGGTTTGCGGCGGGTGGCCTCCCGCAGGAGGGAGAAGAAGCGGCGCCCGTCCCTCACCCCCTCCACGTACATGGCGATGACCTCCACCTCCGGGTCGTGGAGGAAGTAGTCCAGGTAGTCGGGCACATCGAGGACCTCAGCGTTGCCGATGCTGGCAGCCTTGGCACATGGCACTCCTTCCTGAGGCCCGAGGAGGGTGAAGTTGATGCAATGGGTGCCGCTCTGGGAGATGAAGGCCACCTTCCCCCCCTCCCCCACCGTCTGCTCGGGGCTGTTGCGCAGGCCGAGGCGGGCGTTGTAGAGTCCCACGCAGTTGGGCCCCACGATGAGGAGGCCGTTCCTGCGGGCTATATCCCCCATCTCCCTTTGCAGCCTGAGGCCCTCCTCCTCGCCTGTCTCGGCGAACCCAGAGGTGAAGAAGGCTACTGCTGCCACCCCCTTCTCGGCGCAGTCGACCACGATGCGGGGCGCCACTTGCCTAGGCACGGAGGCCATGACGTAGTCCACAGGCCCAGGGATATCCTGAAGCCGCAGGTAGTTGGGGAACCCAAGGGCCTTTATGCCCTCTATCTCAGCGGGGTCGATCTGCACGGAATACACGGGGCCCTGGAAGGTGCGTAGGGACTCCAGCCACATATAGCCAATGGCCCGCTTGTCGCCCACCACGGCCACCGCCCGGGGGTTGAAGGCCCGGGCTAGCTGGCTACGGACGTCCGTCATGGTCTAGAGCTCCCCCCGCAGCTCCATATAGAGGCGCTGCACAAGGATATCCAGGCGGGAGGGCTCGGCCCACTGGGCATAGTAGCCACCCACCTTGAGGCGGCGGGCGGCCTCTTGCTCCGGCACCCCCTCGCGGAACATCTTGCGGGCCTCCCGGCGCACCAGGGCTAGGTATTGCCGCATCTCCCGCAGCAACCCCTTGTCCCCCACGGGCCCGTGGCCAGGGACGATGGCCTCCACCTCTAGGTTCTGTACCCGGTCACACACCCTAATCCAACCGCTGACGTGGCAGTGGAAGGGCCCAGGAGTCACATAAAAGAAGGCTACGTCCCCAGCGAACAAGATCTTTTCTTTGGGAAGATACACTAGGGTGTCCCCTTGGGTGTGGGCCCGGCCCAAGTACAGGAGGTGGACCTCCTTGTCGCCTACGTGCACCACCATGCGGTCCTCATAGGTGAGGGTGGGCGGGGTGAGCTGGATCTGGCGAAAGCCCTGGGCGTAGCGGGGCATGAGCTGGGAGAGGAGGTCGATGGGGAGGCCGAACTCCAGCATCTCTCGCCGGCAATTGGCGTGGGCGATGATGGTGGCCTCGCGGAAGAACTGGTTGCCCCCTACGTGGTCGATGTGGAAGTGGGTGTTGACCAGGTAACGCACAGGTGCCCGCGTCGTCCGCCGGATGGCCCGCCGGAAGGCACGGGTCATGCGGGGGATCATGAGGGAGTCCACGGCTAAGGCCTCGCCATCGCCCACGATGAGGCCGGCGTTGCTGACGCCCGTAGCCCCAGTGGGCTGGATGTAGGCGAAAACGCCTGGGGCCAGCTCCTGCAGACCCCCTGGCCAGCGGCGGGGCACGCGTCGCCTGGGCATGGCTCACCTCCTCAAGAAAGGACGATGCGGGCGTCCACCGCCTCTGCCCCATCGGGGCGGGCGAAGACGGGGTTCAGGTCCAGCTCGGCAATCTCCGGGTAGGCCTCCACCAGCTCCGAGACCCTCAGGATGAGGCGTTCCAGGGCATCCAGATCAGCAGGGGGCTGGCCGCGGTAGCCCATCAGCAGGGGGAGCCCTTTGATCTCCCGGATCATCTGGCGGGCGTCCCTTGGCTCCAGGGGCACGATGCGGAAGGAGACGTCCCGGAAGAGCTCCACCAGGATGCCCCCTAAGCCGAACATGATGACGGGCCCGAACTGGGGGTCCTTGCTCATGCCTACGATGACCTCCACGCCAGGGGCAGCCTGCCTTTGGACGGATACCCCCAGGATACGCGCCTGAGGCATGTGTTGACGGGCGGCGGCCGTCACCTCATGGAAGGCCTGAGACACCTCCTCTGGCGTCGTGAGCCCAAGGCGCACCCCTCCCACATCTGTCTTATGGACGATGTCGGGGGAGACCACCTTCACTACTGCTGGCAGGCCCACCTCCCTGGCGGCAGCCGCCGCCTCCTCGGCGGTGGTGGCCAGGCGGGCCACGGCGCACGGGATGCCAGCCTCGGCCAGCACCTGTTTGGACTCCACCTCCGTGAGCACCCGCCGCCCCTCTTCCTGTGCCTTGCGGAAGATATCGGCGATAGTCACCTTGCACCTCGTACCAGGCTGAGATCGCAGCCATAATACGGCGCTAGAATGTGGTAGTCAACAGCCCGTCCTAAAGGCTGTGGGCCGCCCTTGACGGATATGGGCAGAGGTCGGCCAGGGGACATGGTTGGCAGAGGGGGGAGCGGGCGCGGCACAGGTTCCGCCCATGCCTTATAAGGAGCACGTGGAAGGGGAAGACCAGCTCCTGAGGCACCTGGCTCTGCAGGAGCTTCTGGGTCTGGACGGCATCGGCCCTCCAGGGGACGAGCCCCAGGCGACGGGCTACCCGGTGCACATGCGTGTCCACAGGCAAGGCTGGACGGCCCAGGGCGAAGAGGAGGACGCAGGCGGCCGTCTTGGGCCCCACCCCTGGGAGGTCTTCAAGCCAGGCCTGGGCCTCCTCCAGGGGCATCTGGGAGAGGAAGGAGAGGTCCAGGGAGCCGCGTCGCTCCAAGACTTGTGCCAGGAGGGCCTTGAGGCGTTGGGCCTTGATGCGGCCCAGACCCCCCACGCGTATGGCGTCTTCCAGCTCCTCCTGAGGGGCGGCCAGGACATCTCGCCACTCGGGGAACCGAGTCCGCAGGCGCATAAAGGCGCGGCCAGAGTTGGCATCGCTGGTGTTCTGGGAGAGGACGGCCAGGACTAGCTCCGTCAAGGGGTCGCCGTGGGGCCGCCAAGCCGGGCAGCCATAAAGCCCTGAGAGCCTTTCCACCACCAGCTGGGGGGTGAGCACCTCAGCGTATATAGTAAGGCGGGGCTTTAAGGGCGGGCAACTTGGTGGGAACCTGGAGCCGAGGTTACACTGGCTCTGAAGGAGGCGATGATGGCCCGAGAGGTACGCCTGACCCAGATGGCCACCTGCGCTGGTTGAGCGGGGAAGGCCGGAGCGGCCTTCCTGGCGCAGGTGCTGCGCCGTCTCCAGAGCCATATCGCTGCCAGCCCCAGCCTCCTGGTGGGGCTGGCGCCACCCGACGACGCCGCCGTCTATCAGGTGACGCCAGATGCGGCGGTGGTGTTGACAGTGGACTTTTTCGCGCCCTTGGTGGACGACCCTTACGACTTCGGGGCCATCGCCGCCGCCAACGCCATGAGCGATGTCTATGCCATGGGGGGGGAGGTGGCCCTGGCCCTAAACGTGGCCGCCTTCCCCGAGGATATGCCCGAGGAGGTGGTGGCCCGCGTGCTGGAGGGCGGGGCTGACAAGGTGGCAGAAGCAGGGGGCGTCCTGGCGGGTGGCCACACCATCATAGACCGGGAGCCCAAGTATGGGTTGTGCGTCATGGGGTTTGTGCATCCCCAGAAGGTGCTCACCAAGGCTGGGGCGCGCCCCGGCGATAGACTAGTCCTCACCAAGCCTGTGGGCACAGGCATCGTCACCACCGCCGCTAGGAACGGCGAGGCCTGGCCCCACCACTTGCGGGCGGCCGTGGGCTGGATGAAGGTCCTCAACCGCCATGCCATGCATCTGGCCCGTCAGCTCCAGGCCCATGCGGTCACCGATATCACTGGCTTTGGGCTTATGGGCCACGCCTGGGAGATAGCAGAGCAGAGCAACGTTCGCCTCCGCATCTGGGCCAGCAGAGTGCCGGTTCTGCCGGGGGCCCTGGAGTACGCCCGCAAGGGCATCTTCCCTGGCGGCGGGCACCGCAACCTCTCCTACTACGGCCCGCGGGTGGACGTAAGCCCCCAGGTTACCGAGGAGGTGCGGCTCCTCATGTTCGACCCCCAGACCTCGGGGGGGCTGCTCATGGCCGTGCCCGAGTCCCTGCCTAGCTTGCCAGCGGGCGAGCACCTGTGGGAGATCGGGGATGTGGTGGAGGGGGAGGGGGTGGAGCTGCTGCCATAGGTACTCCTCGCCGAGGAGCATATCCTGGGCCAAAACGTCGCCCAGATGATGGGCCCCTAGGCCGCAGAACCCGTTTCAGTCGAGGGCGAAGAAGAAGAGGCCGGGTGCCGCCCCGCCAATGCCTCCTACCTCGGCCACGTTGGCCAGGATGCCCAGGGTCAGGGCGAACCCCGAAAACCCCACCACGTTGGCCACCAGTGATCGGGCCTTCCCTGCCCCACTCACCGCCTCTATTGCCTCTTGGGACAGGAGGACGGTGGCTGCCAAGGGGATGACGGCCAGGGGGATGGCCAAGGGGGCTAGGGCCATAAGCACCGTCAGGGCCATGGGGGCGAAGGCCAGGCCCATGGCGCGGGCCAGGCCATAGAAGGGGACGGTGGTGCCATACCCCAGGGTGAGGACCTGGTAAGTCAAGTAGACCCACAGGGACCAGGCGCCAACCTGCAACAGGCTTCCCATCACCAGGGTGCGGACCAACACCTGCACCCGCTGGCCCTCCATCTGGAAGGCCCAGAAGAGCCAGGAGCCGAGGCCACATAGGAAGCTGGCTACCACCACCGTGGCCAGGCATGGCAGGGTGGCCGCGGGCTGGGCGCTCACTTCCGCCAACACCGCCAGGTCCAGGCGGGCCAGCCTCAGTAGCCACTGCAGAGGGTTTGCCAGCTCCTCTTTACGAGTCCGCATCATCTCCACCTCCCGCAAGAGCCGCGTCCAGGTTAACGCAGGGGTCGTTTCTGGGGAACCCCTGGACGCCTTGGGTACTTAAGGGGGGAGGGGCGAGCCTTGGTTACCACCACCAGGGTGGGATATGGCCCAGGGCCAGGCACCGTGAGGGGGGCCACGTGCACCACTTCCCCTCCCAGCTCCCGCAGAGCAGCGGCTGCCTCCTCTATCTCCTGATAGGCCCTCTCCCC from Dehalococcoidia bacterium carries:
- the pth gene encoding aminoacyl-tRNA hydrolase, with the translated sequence MPPRWLLVGLGNPGPQYAETRHNAGARCVARLARRHGIELRAKRTYSLGLGEIGGTLVALARPRVFMNESGRAVALLLRHLSLEPSHLLIVCDDLDLPLGHLRLRPGGGHGGHNGLRSIMEAIGTSDFARLRIGIGRPTRNGVPITEPEAIAAYVLSVPPPQEKARLEEAIELACQALETVVTRGLEAAMNIYNR
- a CDS encoding Zn-dependent alcohol dehydrogenase, coding for MRIRAAVFRRPHEPLSVEEVDLAPPKAGEVLVKIAACGVCHSDLHFLEGRVPIASPAVLGHEAAGVVEQVGEGVSYVAPGDHVVISFVPACGQCHYCLVGRPNLCTLGNRATATGTLLDGTTRLSQGSQPIYHEACVAGFATYAVVPEISLAKIRPDMPLDRAALLGCGVMTGVGAVFNTAKVPPGSDVAVIGCGGVGLNVVQGAALAGAARIIAIDILDHKLELAKEFGATHVVNASREDPVAMVRRISPGGVDYAFEVIGHPETMRQAFDMARRGGMAIVVGLAPAGSQVSLPTGAFMMEKTITGSAYGGTRFRVDIPRLVELYMTGRLKLDQLISRVYPLDHINEAFDALRRGEVARSIIIP
- a CDS encoding CoA-binding protein, which gives rise to MTDVRSQLARAFNPRAVAVVGDKRAIGYMWLESLRTFQGPVYSVQIDPAEIEGIKALGFPNYLRLQDIPGPVDYVMASVPRQVAPRIVVDCAEKGVAAVAFFTSGFAETGEEEGLRLQREMGDIARRNGLLIVGPNCVGLYNARLGLRNSPEQTVGEGGKVAFISQSGTHCINFTLLGPQEGVPCAKAASIGNAEVLDVPDYLDYFLHDPEVEVIAMYVEGVRDGRRFFSLLREATRRKPVVVWKGGMTEAGARAAFSHTASLATAPDVWRAAMRQAGAIEVDSLEEALDVCKALLLMPPTTGRRMGLVAMTGGQSVVITDAFQREGLDVPLLSPRSYEKLSSFFTVIGGSYRNPLDAGWTVAMGLSMPQVERLLSVLADDENIDLLVFEVGTNFLVRRLRENPQLAEVVAQSLASFREQCPKPLAAVVHPSHLPELGALVRQKMVERGIPVFPDFRRAAKAIARAIGYWRFLKGVDG
- a CDS encoding MBL fold metallo-hydrolase; translated protein: MPRRRVPRRWPGGLQELAPGVFAYIQPTGATGVSNAGLIVGDGEALAVDSLMIPRMTRAFRRAIRRTTRAPVRYLVNTHFHIDHVGGNQFFREATIIAHANCRREMLEFGLPIDLLSQLMPRYAQGFRQIQLTPPTLTYEDRMVVHVGDKEVHLLYLGRAHTQGDTLVYLPKEKILFAGDVAFFYVTPGPFHCHVSGWIRVCDRVQNLEVEAIVPGHGPVGDKGLLREMRQYLALVRREARKMFREGVPEQEAARRLKVGGYYAQWAEPSRLDILVQRLYMELRGEL
- a CDS encoding acetate--CoA ligase family protein; translation: MTIADIFRKAQEEGRRVLTEVESKQVLAEAGIPCAVARLATTAEEAAAAAREVGLPAVVKVVSPDIVHKTDVGGVRLGLTTPEEVSQAFHEVTAAARQHMPQARILGVSVQRQAAPGVEVIVGMSKDPQFGPVIMFGLGGILVELFRDVSFRIVPLEPRDARQMIREIKGLPLLMGYRGQPPADLDALERLILRVSELVEAYPEIAELDLNPVFARPDGAEAVDARIVLS
- the nth gene encoding endonuclease III, giving the protein MLTPQLVVERLSGLYGCPAWRPHGDPLTELVLAVLSQNTSDANSGRAFMRLRTRFPEWRDVLAAPQEELEDAIRVGGLGRIKAQRLKALLAQVLERRGSLDLSFLSQMPLEEAQAWLEDLPGVGPKTAACVLLFALGRPALPVDTHVHRVARRLGLVPWRADAVQTQKLLQSQVPQELVFPFHVLLIRHGRNLCRARSPLCQPCPLADLCPYPSRAAHSL
- the selD gene encoding selenide, water dikinase SelD — translated: MMAREVRLTQMATCAGUAGKAGAAFLAQVLRRLQSHIAASPSLLVGLAPPDDAAVYQVTPDAAVVLTVDFFAPLVDDPYDFGAIAAANAMSDVYAMGGEVALALNVAAFPEDMPEEVVARVLEGGADKVAEAGGVLAGGHTIIDREPKYGLCVMGFVHPQKVLTKAGARPGDRLVLTKPVGTGIVTTAARNGEAWPHHLRAAVGWMKVLNRHAMHLARQLQAHAVTDITGFGLMGHAWEIAEQSNVRLRIWASRVPVLPGALEYARKGIFPGGGHRNLSYYGPRVDVSPQVTEEVRLLMFDPQTSGGLLMAVPESLPSLPAGEHLWEIGDVVEGEGVELLP